A single Dermacentor albipictus isolate Rhodes 1998 colony chromosome 3, USDA_Dalb.pri_finalv2, whole genome shotgun sequence DNA region contains:
- the LOC135919484 gene encoding gamma-interferon-inducible lysosomal thiol reductase-like, whose product MKYSSAVIIASVVLTACAVSPLQVFEGPTRTASPINATLFYEGLCPACHRFILQQLWPTYGKLEEYITLDLLPFGNAHMKVDNGTVTFTCQHGVKECYVNEVQTCAVKYVHPARKLLDFVACMFLRDDPAQAGEPCARKVGTDWPVLDRCSRGPEGTELMYEMGNRTRGHQPTIDYVPWLVLNGVHNETMAKRASKDLFGLLCEVLGPEKPYVCQNAESVNEYCFS is encoded by the coding sequence ATGAAGTACTCCAGTGCTGTCATCATAGCGTCGGTAGTGTTGACTGCCTGTGCAGTGTCTCCGCTACAAGTTTTCGAAGGACCAACGCGTACCGCATCTCCCATCAACGCCACTCTTTTCTACGAAGGCCTCTGTCCTGCCTGCCACCGCTTCATCCTGCAACAGCTCTGGCCCACTTACGGCAAGCTGGAAGAGTACATCACCCTCGACCTTCTTCCTTTCGGCAACGCCCACATGAAAGTTGATAACGGCACAGTTACCTTCACTTGCCAGCATGGCGTCAAAGAATGCTACGTGAACGAAGTCCAAACCTGCGCCGTCAAGTACGTGCACCCAGCGAGAAAGCTCCTGGATTTCGTCGCCTGCATGTTCCTACGAGACGATCCCGCGCAGGCAGGTGAGCCTTGCGCGCGGAAAGTGGGCACGGATTGGCCTGTACTGGACAGGTGCAGCCGAGGACCGGAGGGCACCGAGCTGATGTACGAGATGGGCAATCGAACGCGCGGACACCAGCCGACTATCGACTACGTTCCCTGGCTTGTGCTCAATGGCGTGCACAATGAAACGATGGCCAAAAGAGCCAGCAAGGATCTGTTCGGCTTGCTGTGTGAGGTTCTCGGGCCCGAGAAACCGTACGTGTGCCAGAATGCTGAAAGCGTGAATGAGTACTGTTTCTCCTAA